From a single Sorghum bicolor cultivar BTx623 chromosome 5, Sorghum_bicolor_NCBIv3, whole genome shotgun sequence genomic region:
- the LOC8083126 gene encoding 5-pentadecatrienyl resorcinol O-methyltransferase-like, with amino-acid sequence MAGAEDSTQDLLQAHLQLLHQSLGYISSTALAVALDHGIPDAIQHHGGSATLSQILAKIDVSPTKRRGLHRLMRMLTVTGAFSVDQRPAVAVAAAPHDGGRRGDPVYQLTAASRLLLSDDDDGIRHPASLTPLLTMLLGPLLASPLAAVVSALVREDRQPDLSAFGIAHGQTVWDDVADHEAAFNVSLHDAIAADTRFLMPIVLKECGEVFRGIDSLVDVGGGPYGSAAASIAAAFPRLKCSVLDLPHVVAQAPPDSSVQFVAGNMFECIPRANAVFLKWILHDWGDDECIKLLKRCKQAIPPRDAGGKVIIIDMVLGSGPADDVKHKETQVLFDLLMMALNGVERDEQEWKKIFLEAGFKDYKIIPVLGVRSIVELYP; translated from the exons ATGGCAGGGGCCGAGGACAGCACTCAAGACTTGCTCCAAGCTCATCTTCAGCTGCTGCACCAGTCCCTCGGCTACATCAGCTCAACTGCGCTCGCCGTTGCCTTGGACCACGGCATTCCAGACGCCATCCAGCATCACGGCGGCAGCGCCACCCTTTCGCAGATACTAGCCAAGATCGATGTCAGCCCAACAAAGCGCCGAGGCCTGCATCGCCTCATGCGCATGCTCACCGTCACAGGTGCCTTCAGCGTCGACCAGCGTccagccgtcgccgtcgccgccgcaccACACGATGGTGGGCGGCGCGGCGATCCTGTCTATCAACTGACGGCAGCCTCCCGTCTCCTCctcagcgacgacgacgacgggatCCGCCACCCCGCGAGCCTGACTCCTCTCCTGACCATGCTGCTCGGTCCTCTGCTTGcctcgccgctcgccgccgtggTGAGCGCGTTGGTCCGGGAGGACCGGCAGCCGGACCTGTCGGCGTTCGGGATCGCGCACGGACAGACCGTCTGGGACGACGTGGCCGACCACGAGGCTGCCTTCAACGTCTCCCTCCACGACGCCATAGCCGCCGACACACGCTTCCTTATGCCCATCGTCCTCAAGGAATGCGGCGAGGTCTTCCGGGGGATAGACTCGCTGGTGGACGTCGGCGGCGGACCGTATGGGAGTGCCGCTGCTTCCATCGCGGCGGCGTTCCCGCGTCTCAAGTGCAGCGTGCTGGATCTCCCCCATGTTGTTGCCCAAGCTCCACCTGATAGCAGCGTGCAGTTCGTCGCGGGCAACATGTTCGAGTGTATTCCACGTGCAAATGCTGTTTTCCTCAAG tggATTTTGCATGACTGGGGCGATGATGAGTGCATCAAGCTCTTGAAAAGATGCAAGCAAGCCATCCCTCCACGGGATGCTGGAGGAAAAGTAATAATAATCGATATGGTACTGGGATCAGGACCAGCAGACGACGTCAAGCATAAAGAGACGCAAGTGTTATTTGATCTCCTAATGATGGCGCTTAATGGAGTTGAGCGAGATGAGCAAGAGTGGAAAAAGATTTTCCTAGAAGCAGGTTTTAAGGACTACAAAATTATACCAGTTCTAGGTGTCCGATCCATCGTTGAGCTTTATCCTTAA